A window from Candidatus Rokuibacteriota bacterium encodes these proteins:
- the serC gene encoding 3-phosphoserine/phosphohydroxythreonine transaminase gives MARVYNFSAGPAVMPEEVLEHAAAEMLDWHGSGMAVMEMSHRDREFMSIAAQAESDLRELLGVPSTYKVLFLSGGASHQFAMVPMNLLRGKTTADYVNTGAWATKAIQEGSRYCEVNVAASSEAARFTTIPPRAAWRLNPEAAYVHYTPNETIGGVEFHWIPDTADVPLVADMSSTLLSRPIDVSRFGLIYAGAQKNIGPAGLTLVIAREELLGRVLPGTPTMFDYKTQADHGSLYNTPPTYAVYIAGLIFARLLALGGLEAMGRLNQRKAQKLYAAIDGSRFYRNPVDRACRSWMNVPFTLADPALDGRFLDEARHAGLVTLGGHRSVGGMRASLYNAMPESGVDALIDFMKEFEERHG, from the coding sequence ATGGCGCGAGTCTACAACTTCAGCGCGGGGCCGGCGGTGATGCCGGAGGAGGTCCTGGAGCACGCGGCGGCCGAGATGCTCGACTGGCACGGCAGCGGCATGGCGGTGATGGAGATGAGCCACCGCGACAGGGAGTTCATGAGCATCGCCGCGCAGGCGGAGTCCGATCTGCGCGAGCTGCTCGGCGTGCCGTCCACCTACAAGGTGCTGTTCCTGTCGGGCGGGGCCTCGCATCAGTTCGCCATGGTGCCCATGAACCTGCTGCGCGGCAAGACGACCGCCGACTACGTCAACACAGGCGCCTGGGCCACCAAGGCCATCCAGGAAGGCTCGCGCTACTGCGAGGTGAATGTCGCGGCGAGCTCCGAAGCGGCCAGGTTCACGACGATCCCGCCCCGGGCAGCGTGGCGGCTCAACCCCGAGGCGGCCTACGTGCACTACACGCCCAACGAGACCATCGGCGGCGTGGAATTCCACTGGATCCCGGACACGGCGGATGTCCCGCTGGTGGCGGACATGTCCTCCACCCTGCTCTCCCGCCCCATCGACGTGAGCCGGTTCGGCCTGATCTATGCCGGCGCGCAGAAGAACATCGGGCCGGCCGGGCTGACGCTGGTCATCGCGCGCGAGGAGCTGCTGGGCCGGGTGCTCCCCGGAACGCCCACCATGTTCGACTACAAGACCCAGGCCGACCACGGGTCCCTGTACAATACCCCGCCGACCTACGCCGTGTACATCGCCGGGCTGATCTTCGCGCGGCTTCTGGCCCTGGGCGGGCTCGAGGCCATGGGGCGCCTCAATCAACGCAAGGCCCAGAAGCTCTACGCCGCCATCGACGGGTCGCGCTTCTACCGCAATCCCGTCGACAGGGCGTGCCGCTCCTGGATGAACGTCCCCTTCACGCTGGCCGATCCGGCCCTGGACGGCAGGTTCCTCGACGAGGCCCGGCACGCGGGCCTGGTGACGCTCGGGGGCCACCGCTCCGTGGGTGGGATGCGCGCCAGCCTCTACAACGCCATGCCGGAATCGGGCGTGGACGCGCTGATCGACTTCATGAAGGAGTTCGAAGAACGCCATGGCTAA
- a CDS encoding ATP-binding protein: protein MGETRVDLLHLLEDLRDAYPGPAEETILTEIVANALDSGAATIAITADPADGTLALVDDGRGMRRRELAHYHDIAATTKVRGEGIGFAGVGIKVALLLCRAVLTETRQGQRHVATAWALASRHRAPWRWVPPPGLVGARGTAVRLTLDNALSPLLDPGFIEAVLRRQFQPLFDPAFAEILAAHYPAGVRFVLNGARLDPEGWAATESAPMAVRLARRRKPSAAGYLLREPEPLPEERRGIAISTFGKVIKRGWDWLGLTPAAPDRVGGLIEAPPLAECLTLNKADFIRSGARGAAYLAYRRVIQQAVSAQLALWGDGTEGGERGHRRAARPAERDLESVLADLADSFPLLASLVEHRAGGQRRLPIRGPARGEAAGSGAAQAPLQPVLAAAGPPPAAPEPTAAAPGSAEPPAGPAPPEALPPERHPGPAPGERGLRRPGRYGLGIQFEERPGDPEMGRLVESTVWVNEAHPAYRRAAASRSEGYHIALASALALAPLAVEPAKEHAFVTAFLTSWGAALDRRRAGARRARRS from the coding sequence GTGGGTGAGACGCGCGTGGACCTGCTGCATCTCCTCGAAGACCTGCGGGATGCTTACCCCGGGCCTGCCGAGGAGACCATCCTCACCGAGATCGTCGCCAACGCCCTTGACTCCGGCGCGGCGACGATCGCGATCACCGCGGACCCGGCTGATGGCACGCTCGCGCTGGTGGACGACGGGCGGGGGATGAGGCGCCGCGAGCTGGCCCACTATCACGACATCGCGGCCACCACCAAGGTCAGGGGCGAGGGCATCGGCTTCGCGGGGGTCGGCATCAAGGTGGCGCTGCTGCTCTGCCGGGCGGTCCTCACCGAGACGCGGCAGGGTCAGCGCCACGTGGCGACGGCCTGGGCGCTCGCCTCGCGCCACCGGGCCCCGTGGCGGTGGGTGCCGCCGCCCGGGCTCGTGGGCGCGCGGGGGACGGCCGTGCGGCTGACGCTGGACAACGCCCTGTCCCCGCTGCTCGATCCAGGCTTCATCGAGGCCGTGCTGCGCCGGCAGTTCCAGCCACTGTTCGACCCCGCCTTCGCGGAGATCCTCGCCGCGCACTACCCCGCCGGGGTGCGCTTCGTCCTCAACGGCGCTCGGCTCGACCCGGAGGGCTGGGCCGCGACCGAGTCGGCCCCGATGGCCGTGCGTCTCGCGCGCAGGCGCAAGCCCTCGGCGGCTGGCTATCTCCTCCGCGAGCCCGAGCCGCTCCCGGAGGAGCGCCGGGGGATCGCCATCAGTACCTTCGGGAAGGTGATCAAGCGCGGCTGGGACTGGCTGGGCCTCACTCCCGCCGCGCCCGACCGCGTGGGCGGCCTCATCGAGGCGCCGCCGCTGGCGGAGTGCCTGACGCTCAACAAGGCGGACTTCATCCGCTCCGGGGCGCGCGGCGCCGCGTACCTGGCGTACCGGAGGGTCATCCAGCAGGCGGTCTCCGCGCAGCTGGCACTGTGGGGAGACGGGACCGAGGGCGGAGAGCGGGGGCACCGGCGCGCCGCGCGGCCAGCGGAGCGCGACCTCGAGTCTGTTCTCGCGGACCTCGCCGACAGTTTCCCGCTCCTGGCCTCGCTCGTGGAGCATCGCGCGGGCGGGCAGCGCCGGTTGCCGATCCGCGGGCCGGCCAGGGGCGAGGCGGCGGGGAGCGGCGCGGCCCAGGCGCCGCTGCAGCCGGTGCTGGCTGCGGCCGGGCCCCCGCCGGCGGCCCCGGAGCCCACCGCCGCAGCGCCAGGGAGCGCCGAGCCACCTGCAGGGCCTGCGCCGCCGGAGGCCTTGCCGCCGGAGCGCCACCCGGGGCCTGCGCCAGGAGAGCGGGGGCTCCGCCGCCCGGGACGGTACGGCCTCGGCATCCAGTTCGAGGAGCGCCCCGGCGATCCGGAGATGGGCCGGCTGGTGGAGTCCACGGTGTGGGTGAACGAGGCCCACCCGGCATACCGTCGCGCGGCGGCCTCGCGCTCCGAGGGGTACCACATCGCGCTCGCCTCGGCGCTCGCGCTGGCGCCGCTGGCGGTGGAGCCCGCGAAGGAGCACGCCTTCGTGACCGCGTTCCTCACGAGCTGGGGCGCCGCGCTCGACCGCCGCAGGGCGGGAGCCCGCCGCGCGCGCCGCTCCTGA
- a CDS encoding branched-chain amino acid ABC transporter permease, translating to MSVAAASAGWTLVALAALAAPMALGNYGLHLLVLVCMYVALSSSWNILTLAGQLTLGHAGFFGVGAYTSALLALRLGVPFWAGMGAGALAAAVLAGVIGLVCLRLRGVYLAIATLSLVEALKIVVLNVPDVTEGSIGITLSPVFAGARRPAYHVMLAVAALPVLATVWIRRSKLHVVLGAIREDEGAAQMAGINTTAYKVFAFALSAAFAGLAGGFYPHYITYIVPDTAFSIGLSIEAQIMPILGGLYTVTGPVVGAVVLTLAGEYLRTRFGAANLLVYGVVMVVAILCLPGGLVGLAQRWRAPLRTRRARPPQEGVADVR from the coding sequence GTGAGCGTCGCCGCCGCCAGCGCCGGCTGGACCCTCGTCGCGCTGGCTGCGCTGGCGGCGCCGATGGCGCTCGGCAACTACGGTCTGCACCTGCTGGTGCTCGTCTGCATGTACGTCGCGCTGTCGTCCAGCTGGAACATCCTGACGCTGGCCGGACAGCTCACCCTGGGGCACGCGGGCTTCTTCGGCGTGGGCGCGTACACCTCCGCGCTGCTGGCGCTGAGACTCGGCGTCCCGTTCTGGGCCGGGATGGGGGCGGGCGCGCTGGCGGCGGCGGTGCTGGCCGGCGTCATTGGCCTCGTGTGCCTGCGCCTGCGCGGCGTCTACCTGGCCATCGCCACGCTCAGCCTGGTGGAGGCGCTGAAGATCGTCGTCCTCAACGTCCCCGACGTCACCGAGGGCTCCATCGGCATCACCCTGAGCCCGGTCTTCGCGGGGGCCCGCCGGCCGGCCTACCACGTCATGCTGGCCGTCGCGGCGCTGCCCGTGCTCGCCACGGTGTGGATCCGGCGGTCGAAGCTCCACGTCGTCCTCGGCGCCATCCGCGAGGACGAGGGCGCCGCCCAGATGGCCGGCATCAACACCACGGCCTACAAGGTCTTCGCCTTCGCCCTCAGCGCGGCCTTCGCCGGGCTGGCCGGGGGCTTCTACCCGCACTACATCACCTACATTGTCCCCGACACGGCGTTCAGCATCGGGCTGTCCATCGAGGCGCAGATCATGCCGATCCTCGGCGGGTTGTACACTGTGACCGGCCCCGTCGTGGGGGCGGTCGTCCTGACGCTGGCGGGCGAGTACCTGCGCACGCGCTTCGGGGCGGCGAATCTGCTCGTCTACGGGGTGGTCATGGTCGTCGCGATCCTGTGCCTGCCCGGGGGACTCGTGGGGCTCGCGCAGCGCTGGCGGGCGCCGCTCCGCACGCGGCGGGCGCGGCCGCCGCAGGAGGGAGTGGCCGATGTTCGATAA
- a CDS encoding methylmalonyl-CoA mutase codes for MFDKDKIEEIRRARQAWGGPVEAGALYTPADLADAGFDYLRDLGVPGQYPFTRGIHPAMYRERLWTMRQYAGFGSAQETNERFRYMLERGMAGINVAFDLPTQHGYDSDDPRARGEVGRVGVPVNSLRDLETLFDGIPLGQVSPANAINAPAAVILAMYVALAERQALPLERLSGSTQNDVLKEFIARGTYIFPPAPSLRLVTDIIEYCARALPRWNFINVCGYHMREAGSTLVQEVAFALADACTYVQAAVDRGLDVDDFAPRFAFNFTAGTDIFREAAKFRAMRRLWARLMRERFGARKPDSWRFRTGAGSGASQLTAQQPENNIVRVTLHSLAAILGGAQSLHTAAYDEALALPTEKSVTLALRTQQVLAHEAGLTETVDPLAGSYYVESLTDEIEAQAGLLMGQVEREGGMLRAIDSGWVHRQIVEEAWAYQRRVEAGAEVVVGVNRFVEEAPPPGFALHRHAERFEAEQAAALTALRETRDSARVRRALGELRAAAAEGTNLMPILVETVKAYATIGEICGVLREEFGEYRAPQVY; via the coding sequence ATGTTCGATAAGGACAAGATCGAGGAGATCCGCCGGGCGCGGCAGGCCTGGGGCGGCCCGGTCGAGGCCGGCGCGCTCTACACGCCTGCGGACCTCGCGGACGCCGGCTTCGACTATCTGCGTGACCTCGGCGTCCCGGGCCAGTACCCGTTCACGCGGGGGATCCACCCCGCGATGTACCGCGAGCGCCTCTGGACGATGCGGCAGTATGCGGGCTTCGGGTCGGCGCAGGAGACGAACGAGCGCTTCCGCTACATGCTCGAGCGCGGCATGGCCGGGATCAACGTCGCCTTCGACCTGCCCACCCAGCACGGCTACGACTCCGACGACCCCCGGGCCCGCGGCGAGGTCGGGCGGGTCGGCGTCCCCGTCAACTCGCTGCGCGACCTGGAAACGCTCTTCGACGGCATCCCCCTGGGGCAGGTCAGCCCCGCCAATGCCATCAACGCGCCGGCGGCCGTCATCCTCGCCATGTACGTGGCGCTGGCCGAGCGGCAGGCGCTGCCGCTCGAGCGCCTGTCCGGGAGCACCCAGAACGACGTCCTCAAGGAGTTCATCGCGCGGGGCACCTACATCTTCCCGCCGGCCCCGTCCCTCCGGCTCGTCACGGACATCATCGAGTACTGCGCCCGCGCCCTGCCCCGGTGGAACTTCATCAACGTGTGCGGGTACCACATGCGCGAGGCCGGCTCCACCCTCGTGCAGGAGGTGGCGTTCGCGCTGGCCGATGCCTGCACCTACGTGCAGGCCGCCGTGGACCGGGGCCTCGACGTCGATGACTTCGCGCCGCGCTTCGCCTTCAACTTCACGGCCGGCACCGACATCTTCCGCGAGGCCGCCAAGTTCCGGGCCATGCGCCGGCTCTGGGCCCGGCTGATGCGCGAGCGCTTCGGCGCCCGGAAGCCCGACAGCTGGAGGTTCCGCACCGGCGCCGGCTCCGGCGCCAGCCAGCTGACGGCGCAGCAGCCGGAGAACAACATCGTCCGGGTCACCCTCCACTCGCTGGCGGCGATCCTCGGGGGTGCGCAGTCCCTCCACACGGCCGCCTACGACGAGGCCCTCGCCCTGCCCACCGAGAAGTCCGTCACCCTGGCCCTCCGCACCCAGCAGGTGCTGGCCCACGAGGCCGGCCTGACCGAGACCGTGGATCCCCTGGCCGGCTCCTATTACGTGGAGTCGCTCACCGACGAGATCGAGGCCCAGGCCGGGCTGCTCATGGGGCAGGTCGAGCGCGAGGGCGGGATGCTGCGGGCCATCGACTCGGGCTGGGTACATCGGCAGATCGTCGAGGAGGCCTGGGCGTATCAGCGGCGCGTCGAGGCCGGGGCGGAGGTCGTGGTCGGCGTCAACCGGTTCGTGGAGGAGGCGCCGCCTCCAGGATTCGCCCTGCACCGCCACGCCGAGCGCTTCGAGGCCGAGCAGGCGGCGGCGCTGACGGCGCTCCGGGAGACGCGGGACAGCGCGCGGGTGCGGCGGGCGCTCGGGGAGCTGCGCGCCGCGGCGGCGGAGGGGACGAACCTGATGCCGATCCTCGTGGAGACCGTGAAGGCCTACGCCACCATCGGGGAGATCTGCGGGGTTCTGCGCGAGGAGTTCGGCGAGTACCGCGCCCCCCAGGTCTACTGA
- a CDS encoding SDR family oxidoreductase, producing MGQLEGKVALITGASKGIGRVMSRMFAREGAAVICAARTQPLVEETAALVNADGGRAIAVTGDAAAEDDVRRMVERGVRAFGKLDTLVNNAGDGGPTRPVQAYTTEDWFYTLNSCLTSSYLCIRFAAPELIKAGGGSIVNISSAAGRRGLPYRIGYCAAKAGQVGMTYGMALELASHNITVNAIAPGAVAGDRIDRVIAGQAEVRGVPLEKMRQAFVEGAPLKRMAAAEDIAALAVYLCSAAARNISGQCIAVTAGEPAV from the coding sequence ATGGGACAGCTCGAAGGGAAGGTCGCGCTCATCACCGGCGCGAGCAAGGGCATCGGCCGTGTGATGAGCCGGATGTTCGCGCGCGAGGGGGCGGCGGTGATCTGCGCGGCCCGGACGCAGCCCCTCGTGGAGGAGACGGCCGCCCTCGTCAACGCCGACGGCGGGCGCGCCATCGCCGTGACCGGCGATGCAGCCGCCGAGGACGACGTGCGGCGCATGGTGGAGCGGGGTGTCCGGGCCTTCGGCAAGCTCGACACGCTGGTGAACAACGCCGGCGACGGGGGGCCCACCAGACCCGTCCAGGCCTACACGACGGAGGACTGGTTCTACACGCTCAACTCCTGCCTCACGAGCTCGTACCTGTGCATCCGCTTCGCCGCGCCCGAGCTCATCAAGGCCGGCGGGGGCAGCATCGTGAACATCTCGTCCGCCGCGGGGCGCCGCGGCCTGCCCTACCGCATCGGCTACTGCGCGGCCAAGGCCGGACAGGTCGGCATGACCTACGGCATGGCGCTGGAGCTGGCCTCCCACAACATCACGGTCAACGCCATCGCGCCGGGCGCCGTCGCGGGCGACCGCATCGACCGCGTGATCGCCGGCCAGGCGGAGGTGCGCGGGGTGCCCCTGGAGAAGATGCGCCAGGCCTTCGTCGAGGGCGCGCCGCTCAAGCGCATGGCCGCCGCCGAGGACATCGCCGCCCTGGCCGTGTACCTCTGCAGCGCCGCCGCCCGCAACATCTCCGGCCAGTGCATCGCGGTGACGGCGGGCGAGCCGGCCGTGTGA
- a CDS encoding phosphoglycerate dehydrogenase, with amino-acid sequence MFKILTLNSISVAGLERLPRDRYEIASEIQNPDAILVRSHDMRGMAIPETLTAVGRAGTGVNNIPVDKMSARGIPVFNAPGANANAVKELVLAGMLLACRNICQAWDFARQLRGDDGTIHEQVEKGKKRFVGYELPGRTLGVIGLGAVGRLVANMGVALGMRVIGFDPGITVEGAWQLSAEVQKAGGTDELVGKVDFLSLHVPLVDATRRLVDADRLRGMRKGVVILNFSRGGIVDDQAVLAAIAAGRVHAYVCDFPSPRLQGHERVIALPHLGASTKEAEANCAVMVTDQVREYLENGNVTNSVNFPEVTMPRAEGYRVAIVNSNVPNMVGQFSTAMARAGLNILGMLNKSRGNLAYTLADVDQPISRAVIDEIARIEGVMAVRTP; translated from the coding sequence ATGTTCAAGATCCTGACCCTCAACAGCATCTCGGTGGCGGGCCTGGAGCGCCTGCCGCGCGACCGCTACGAGATCGCCTCGGAGATCCAGAATCCGGACGCGATCCTCGTGCGCTCCCACGACATGCGCGGCATGGCCATCCCCGAGACGCTCACGGCGGTGGGGCGGGCCGGCACCGGCGTGAACAACATCCCCGTGGACAAGATGAGCGCGCGCGGCATTCCGGTGTTCAACGCCCCGGGCGCGAACGCCAACGCCGTGAAGGAGCTGGTGCTGGCCGGCATGCTGCTCGCCTGCCGGAACATCTGCCAGGCGTGGGACTTCGCCCGGCAGCTGCGCGGCGACGACGGCACCATCCACGAACAGGTGGAGAAGGGGAAGAAGCGCTTCGTCGGCTACGAGCTGCCGGGGCGCACCCTCGGCGTCATCGGCCTGGGCGCGGTCGGCCGGCTCGTGGCCAACATGGGCGTGGCCCTCGGGATGCGGGTGATCGGGTTCGATCCGGGCATCACCGTGGAGGGGGCCTGGCAGCTCTCGGCGGAGGTGCAGAAGGCGGGCGGGACCGACGAGCTGGTGGGCAAGGTGGACTTCCTGAGCCTGCACGTCCCGCTGGTGGACGCGACGCGGCGGCTGGTCGACGCCGACCGTCTGCGCGGCATGCGCAAAGGAGTCGTGATCCTCAACTTCTCCCGGGGCGGCATCGTGGACGACCAGGCGGTGCTGGCGGCCATCGCCGCCGGCCGGGTCCACGCCTACGTCTGCGATTTCCCCAGCCCGCGGCTGCAGGGCCACGAGCGAGTGATCGCCCTGCCACACCTGGGCGCCTCCACGAAGGAGGCCGAGGCCAACTGCGCGGTGATGGTGACCGATCAGGTGCGGGAGTACCTGGAGAACGGCAACGTCACCAACTCCGTGAACTTCCCCGAGGTGACGATGCCGCGCGCCGAGGGGTATCGGGTCGCCATCGTCAACTCCAACGTGCCCAACATGGTGGGACAGTTCTCCACCGCCATGGCCCGGGCGGGCTTGAACATCCTCGGCATGCTGAACAAGTCGCGCGGCAATCTCGCCTACACCCTGGCCGACGTCGACCAGCCGATCTCCCGGGCGGTGATCGACGAGATCGCCCGCATCGAGGGCGTGATGGCGGTCCGCACTCCCTGA
- a CDS encoding branched-chain amino acid ABC transporter permease — MLAQVTANGLSLAGLYALVAVGLTLVFGVMRILNFAHGEFVMIGAYLAYWLFALWGVDPLLSFALVLGLMALLGALVQVTLVTRVLAAPHLNQILLTFGIAVTLQNLALLLWTGDLRAIRVWYASTALNVAGVSLSLGRTVGILIAAVLTVGLYLLLFRTEYGRALRAVAQDPDAALVMGIPIHRVYVLAMAVGAAYAGAAGVVASVSMFTYPLLGFLFGLKAFCVVILGGLGSVFGAVLASLFLGLVESFVGAFIPQGGSWAEAISFIVLLLVLLIRPRGMLGLE; from the coding sequence ATGCTGGCGCAGGTCACGGCCAACGGCCTGTCGCTGGCGGGGCTCTACGCGCTGGTGGCGGTGGGCCTCACGCTGGTGTTCGGCGTCATGCGCATCCTGAACTTCGCCCACGGTGAGTTCGTGATGATCGGAGCCTACCTGGCCTACTGGCTGTTCGCCCTCTGGGGTGTCGACCCGCTCCTGTCCTTCGCGCTGGTCCTCGGGCTCATGGCGCTCCTCGGGGCCCTCGTGCAGGTCACGCTCGTCACCCGGGTCCTCGCCGCGCCCCACCTCAACCAGATCCTGCTGACCTTCGGCATCGCCGTCACGCTGCAGAACCTGGCGCTCCTGCTGTGGACGGGCGACCTGCGGGCCATCAGGGTCTGGTACGCCTCGACGGCGCTCAACGTCGCGGGCGTGAGCCTGAGTCTCGGGCGCACCGTGGGCATCCTCATCGCCGCCGTGCTCACGGTCGGTCTGTACCTGCTCCTGTTCCGGACCGAGTACGGCCGCGCGCTCCGCGCGGTGGCCCAGGACCCCGACGCGGCGCTCGTCATGGGGATCCCCATCCACCGCGTCTACGTGCTGGCCATGGCGGTGGGCGCCGCCTATGCGGGCGCGGCGGGCGTGGTGGCGAGCGTCAGCATGTTCACGTACCCGCTCCTCGGGTTCCTCTTCGGCCTCAAGGCCTTCTGTGTCGTCATCCTCGGCGGGCTCGGCAGCGTGTTCGGGGCGGTGCTGGCGAGCCTCTTCCTGGGCCTCGTCGAGTCGTTCGTCGGCGCCTTCATCCCGCAGGGCGGCAGCTGGGCCGAGGCGATCTCGTTCATCGTGCTGCTCCTCGTGTTGCTCATCCGCCCCCGCGGCATGCTGGGCCTGGAGTGA